The genomic region CGCCATAACTCGAGGAAGTCGTTTAAGGTCCTATCGAACTCTCTCCACAACTCGCTTTCGCTTAACTCAGTCAGTTTCTCATTAACGGGTATTCTAGCCGCTATGAGGTACTTAGCCGGCTTCCTATTAATGGCTACCTCGTAGTACCAGGGCAGTTTGTCTCTGATGTACTTCCAAATCCATAGTCTTGAGAAATTAATCACTAAAAATTAATGCATGTTGGGCCTTTAAAATGCTTATTAACGGTGGTAGGGTTTATAACTTCATAGGTATGTAGTTACTACATAGGTATGGCGTTTCTCGATAGACCAGCCGAGGACCCGAGTGAGTTGTATGATAGGGAGGCTGAGGTTAGGCAATTGAGATTTTCGGCATTAAATAGGGCGGTCACCCTGGTGGTTGGCTTTAGGCGTGTTGGTAAGACATCACTTATTAAGGCTGCCACGAAGGACATGACCAGGATATACATTGATGCGAGAAGGTTTGAGGGTATGAATTACATAACAATAAGGGACTTCCTAAATGAGCTTGCTAAATCCCTAAGTCAATTATTACCGCTCAGCCGGAGATTAATTGATTTCCTAAGTAGGGTTAGGGGCTTGTCAATAATGGGTTTTACCATCGAGTTCAGTGAGTCCACTAGGGATGTGTCAATCCCATCAATCTTCGATGCCCTCAATGATTGGGCGTCATCGGAGGGAAAACACCTAGTCATGATAATTGATGAGGTGCAGGAATTGAGTAAGATGAGGGGGTTTAACCTATTGCCAATATTTGCCTACGCGTACGACAACCTGAGGAATTTATCCTTCATATTTGCTGGGTCGAAGATTGGCATGCTCTATAATTATTTAAGGCTCAATGACCCCAATTCGCCATTGTATGGTAGGTACATGGAACTGATAGAACTAAAACCCTTCACGCGTGAGCAGTCACTGGATTTCTTGAGACGTGGGTTCAGTAAAGCGGGTATTACAATTAGTGAGGACATCATTAATAAGGCTGTGGATGAGCTTGATGGCATTGTTGGTTGGTTATCGTTATTTGGCCTCACGTACATCAGTAATCCAGGGCCTGGGGCTCTCGATAAAGCTGTGGGTGTTGCCTCGGGGATAGTTGAGGAGGAATTTTGTAACTTTGTCAGGGCCATGGGTTCAAGGAGGTATGTGCTTATAATAAATGCCCTCAAGCATGGCGCCACCTGGTCTGAAGTTAAGAGGTATCTCGAGTTGAGGGAGGGTAGGCCGATAAGTGATAGTGAGGTTACGAAACTTCTTAGGAAGCTCGTGGATAATGGGTTCGTAATGAAGGTTAATAATGAGTATGTGATCGTCGACCCAATACTAAGGAGAATTAGTGATAGGGTTAAGTGTCGGGATTAAGCTTTAATTTAGATTTGCCTCAGCCATGGTGTATGGCGGATAGGGTTAGGCTTGCGATTGTGGTTGCGGAGTTTAATTACGACGTAACATACCTAATGCTTCAGAAGGCCCTTGAGCACGCCAGGTTTCTTGGTGCTGAGGTTACCTACGTGGCTAAGGTGCCGGGTACATACGACATGCCCGTAATAGTTGATGAACTGCTTAGGAGGGATGATGTTGATGCTGTGGCGGCAATAGGCGCTGTTATTCAGGGTGAGACTAAGCATGATGAGGTTGTGGCTCATCAGGCGGCTAGGAAGTTGATGGACCTGTCTGTGGAGCATAGGAAGCCCGTTGGTATGGGTATAATTGGGCCTGGGGCAAATAGGGTGCAGGCTTTGGAGAGGGCTGAGGAGTATGCCAGGAGGGCTGTGGAGGCGGCGGTTAAATTAGCAAGGAGGCTGGAGTTGCTCAGGGGTAGTAAGTATACGGGCACCACGGTATTCATAGAATAGTACAGCGCCTCACTGCGGTGAGGTTAGGAACATGATTACCCCTGAATGATCCTGCCTATGAAGGTAATTATCAGCATTGGAGTCACTCTTCATCCCTCGGTAGGCGACTAAGCATCATCACGAGTTAGAACCTTATAACCCCTAGATTTATTTTATTCGTCGTGATAACCGTAGCCGTTGGTTCGAAGAACCCGAATAAGGTCAGGGGCACGGAGCTTGCGTTTAGGTTAGCTGGCTTTAGGGTTAGGGTAATCTCCACTGAACCACCCAATGACTTATCTCCAGAGCCGATAGGCCTCAGCGAGATCATAAATGGTGCAATTAAGAGGGCTAGGTATGCGATAAACGTGGTCTCCAATGCTGAGTTCGGCGTTGGTATTGAGGCTGGAATTATAAAGATTGAGGGTTTTAATGAGGGTGTTGACGTGACCATAGCCACAGTAATTGATAAAGATGGTAAGGTAACCCTCGGTATGAGCCCTGGTTTCATGGTACCCAGAAGATTCATGAAAGAGGTGTTACAGGGAGTTGAATTGAACGAGGTCGTAAGTAGGTATTACGGTGAACCCAACGTAGGCAGGAAATACGGTTTAATCGGTGCGTTGACTAGGAGGTTCATAGACAGGGTTGTGCTTAATACGGAAGCCGTCTACATGGCTTTAATACCCAGGATGCCGTGGAACGCGGAATTATTTAAGGATTGATGGTTGGGCAGGCAGAGTGGAGGTAAGAATAATCTTACCTCCACTCTCCCGGTCCAAAACATTCAATTACTCAACACCCTGCTCGCCCTCACTCAATTCCTTAATCTCCTCACCACCCTCCCTCTCACTCAACTCCAGGTATATTAACGCCTCAACCTCATCCTTATTACTAAGGCCCAGGCCCTCTATCACCGTCGTTGGTAGGCTCGCTCCATACTGCGACTTATGTATCCTCCTAATGTTACCCTCATAGACCATGTACCTATTATCCTTAAACAACCAAATCCTCACCGGAGCCCCATTCCTAAAGCCGAAGTACCTAACGGTGGTCGGCAACGGTATGTAGGCATTAATGACCTTATACTCCCTATCACCAACCCTCCTACTACTCTCATAAATCCTAACCCTAGCCCTAACCCAAACCGCATTACCAAAGCCAATATCAAGCACGGTCATACATAAGGACACTAAATGCCCACCTTAAATCCCTGACTATCGTGAGAATGCCGAGGCTTGGATAGGCAGAGTGGAGGTAAGAATAATCTTACCTCCACTCTTCCAGTCCAGACTTTGACACAGCATTAATAAATAGAGACCTCACCAATACTTTCAGCAATGTTTCTATTTTTTATTAGAGTAAAGCTTATAAACCCCTCAAACCACTTAGCCCTGATGTACATAGTCACCGGTTACACACGTGGAAAGTCCTCAAGGAGTTTTGAGGGTATGTATAAGGACGTTGATGACGTGAGGGATGTCCATGAGACTCTCACCCTAAAGGTTAGGAGGGACCTACAATACTTCGTTGTTACGAATAACGAGGAGGACCTGGTCCTGTGGTCCTTCGACATACCTGGTTATGAAACCCACATTTACTCCCTCATAAAGGAGACCGCCACCCTAATGCTGTGCCCAAGAATCGACAACTCCACGTACCTAATACCTGACATATCAATGCTAGGCAGCCTATCGGGTGTTTTGTCACGTTATGAGTATAGGGACGTCATATACTTTGTCAGGCCGTTAAATAGGGAGTTCGTTATGGAGGCGTTGAGGGAGGTCCATGGTTCAGCCATGGCGGTCATCATGAGGATGCTCATGAGTGCTGGTAGGGCGAGGGGCGCCGCGCTTGCGAGGCTCAGGGACAAGGTTGAGTATGCCGAGGAATTAATCAATAGGGCATTGGACATGTGGAGGATTAAGGGCTATGAAATAGACGCCTCAGGCATTAAGGACGCAATAATCAGGGTGAAGGCAGTGGTGAGCGGGAGACTCGGTAAAACTAACCGATAAGGTCATTAACTTGATTAGTTGAGTTAGGTAATGCGCATGGAATAGATAGGCAAGTCGTTAGGGCGGTGATTAAGGAGTTGAGGAGTAGGTACCCGGGTAAGTCAAGGTCCTGGGTAAGGAGGTCACTCAGGAGGTTCCTAAGCAATGACGTTAGGACATTGGGTAGTAATGCGTGGGTTGTGAGGGGTGAGCCATCAATGGGTGATAGACTTCCCCAATACATTGTTAGGTTCATTAACGGTAAGTACGTCTGCGACTGCCAAATGACAGCCTGGAGCTCAAGCAGGGAAATATGTACTCACATTGGTGCTGTACTCATTAGTCAATTATATGAGGAGTTTATGAAAACCACGTATGCCGCGATAGTCGAGGCTGATTGCGTTGATAACGAATTGATCATACTGGGTAATAATGAGGTGGTGGTGGATAGGGTGGCCCAGGGTGGCGCAACCATATATGTGGTGAGGACAAGGCAGGAGGCGACGATAAAGGCACTACTCGCTTGTAATGACGAAATCAGGGAGTTAATAATAGGCACGAAGCCCATGAAAGGCTGGGAGGTCATGAAAGTGATGAGGAGCAATACCGCGCACCCACAATAACTCTTATTAGGTGGATAATACGAAATTACTCAATGCATAGTTCACGCGATAACATAGGCCAACCTCATGAATACATTAAGAGACTTAGGGTTGGCTATGCAGGAGCCTCCGTGGCCATCCTAATAATCATTGCCTGGCTGGCCGCATACTCATTCATGCCCAACCCACTCTACATCCTGAATCACCCAAATACCTTATTCGCACCAATGCTGGCCGGCGCCATTGGTGTGGCATCATCATGCTACCAAGCACCAGGCTACTTCAAACTAGCCAATATCAATGGGAGGTATGGCCACGGTAGGTTGGGCGTTGTATTCCTTGTAATTACCTGGGCACTAGCCACTACATCACCAATTGCCTATTACCTATCCGTCACTTTATTCGTAACCAAGGAACTCTCCTTCTTGGGGCCCATACCCAACCCAGTACTGGCAGATCTATCGGTGGCCTCAATGATATCGAGTTTAATAATGGCCTTCCCAGCCACGTTATTAATCTCAACAACATTAATTAGATTAGGTAATGATTTGGGAAGACCCATGATTAAGGCAGGCACGATACTCCTATTAATAGGTGCGGTCGAATTAATACTAATGGCAATATTATCAATGCCACCAATGCGCTTAATAATCATCAACCTTGAATCAAGCATACCCGTAAGAATAGAGATTCCCATACAACTACTCAGCATCCTATTCATAGTGCTACCACCCACACTAGGGCTGATTGGGACATTACTACTAACGACAGGGCTCAACACATCACAGACAAGGCTAATTATAAAGGGCAATTGAAATTCACCATAATGCACACCCAATACGTACTAAGGACGGACCAAGCAATAACTCATCAATTACCCCACCCCACTAAAAACAGTCCACCGTAATGACGCCACTAAACCATTAGGCTAGCAATAAACGACTAACACAGACATAAACAATGCGTGGCGGCCCCGCCGGGATTTGAACCCGGGTCCTACGGCTCCGCAGGCCGCCGCTCTGTCCATGCTGAGCTACGGGGCCACCTTGATTGTCTTCATGCAGATTTAAAGTCTTTGCTTTGTGGTAATCCTTATAATGGTTCTCGGCGCATTATCGATATATGAGGTTTGGGGGTGCCGTGGCTGAGGTCTTCATACCGCTTAATGCCAGTGGTGATGTTGATGAGGGTAGGGTTGGTGCAATGCTTGATTTCCTGCTAAGGCGCGGTGTTGAGGGTTTCTACGTTGGTGGGTTTGGCGCCGAGGCATTCGCCTTCACCACCGAGGAGAGGCTTGGTTTTCTGAGGATGGTTGTTGATTACGTGCGTGATAAGGTTCCCGTGTCATTCCTCGTCTCTGAAATGAGTATTAAGAGGGCTGTTGAGGTCGTTAGGGAGGTTAGTAAGGTTGGTGTTGATGTCCTGACAATACCGCAACCATACCCACAGCAATTCGGTGAGAGGGGTATCCTGGACTACGTGTGTACGTTGTCCAGGGAGTTCAGTGGCGACGTCATGCTTTACAACGAGCCTGCCGTTGGAAATCCACTGAGCCCGTCAATGGTCATTAAGATCCTCGATAAGTGCTCAAACATTAAGTATCTTAAGGATAGCTCCCACGACATGATTGGCCTACACACAATACTATCGGCACACCCCGAGTTGAGGGTTATGGCTGGCAGTGATGGTTTGATCTATGACATCATGCTTGCCGGGGGCGTGGGCATCGTGTCCCTAGTGATAAATCCATTCCCTGAGTTAATTGTTAGGATCGTCAATGAGTTGAGGAATGGTAATTACGCAGAGGCTAGGAGACTGCAGGAATTCATAGTGAGGGTTAGGGGGGTGCTTAAGGCCGGTGGCTTGAGTGGTGGTTATAGATATGCAATGTCCCTTGTTGGTATGGACATTGGTAAGCCGAGGCCTCCCTACGAGGACCCAGACGAGAGGACTAAGGAATTCATTAGAAGTTCATTAATTTCACTCGGCCTCATTAAGCAATAAATTAGTGGGTTAGTCCAAGGCCCGCGTCAAGCGTTTCCTTAAACCTCCTCCACCAATTAATGTAGTCCTCGTAATCCTCAAACCTCCACTCCCTAGAACCAACCTCCCTAGCCATTGTTGAGACCACGTCCCTAGCCCTCTCACCCTCCCACGGTTTGGGCTCTGCGTTAGCCTTCCTGGAGTACTCAACGATCTCCCTATAGATGTCCTTATTGGGCGGCATACCCGTTACCTCAAGGTATAGCTTATCAAGGACGGGCTCGGCCCACCCCCTATGGAATCTACAAAGCCCTGCATCATCAATTAATGCCTCGGCAATGGCCCTACTAAGCGATGACTTTGCGAAGTCCTCGGGACCCATGAATGTTGGTGTGTAATTTGTCCAGTACCTGCCGAGTACGTACATTGGGGCAACCATGCCGGGGGCCCAGTATAGGTTTGGCGTCATGTAGCCATCATTCCCATAGACTACGTAAACCACCAAGTCCTTAAAGGACTTACCAACCCTTAAGACCCTGTCATGAAACATCTCATCAAGCTTCCTCGCGGCGACCCTAATCCCATTCTCAGCAATTATCCTAAGCACCTCACTGGACTTCTCAACGAAGCCCTTAATAACCTCCCTAGCCAGCCTCGCATTCCTCCCTGAGTCAACCTCTGGGTTAAACCTCATTGGATCAAACACGGGCTTATCACTAAGTCCAGCCTCCTCAGGCCTCAGCAATCCATGTTCAATTGAATCAAAGACCCAGGCAACCACATGCCCCATCTCGATTGCGTCAAGGCCGTACTGATCAATTAAATCAACGAGTGGCACAGCCTCCTCAAATACGTAATTACCGATGAATGGGCCCATGGCGTGGAACGGCTCATAATCCACCTTCTTACCGCGCCAAACCTTCTTACAAACAACTGAGCAACCGAAGTCACCACAGTTATACCAGCTCTTACTCTTAACAAAGACCTCGTCATTAAAGGGCTTCCAGAAAAGCCTCAGTATTGCCTCCACGTGTTGAATCCTCACCTCCCTGGGCAGGTATATGGATTTATAGCCAAAGAGCGGCAGCAACTCGCGGTAATGCGGGTAGTTAACGCCGAAGGTACCTCCAGTACCCATGCTCGGGTCAAACCTATACTTAATGGTCTTCTCATCCATAACCTGCCTAAAGGGCTTCTTGAAGGACTCAATCATTACCTTATTAATGAACTCCATGTCATTGACCCTGGCGTACCTCGCCTTATACGTACCGCCAGCCACGATACCAACCACGTTGTGGCCCATGGCAAGGGCTGTGCCAGGACCACCCCTGGCGGCGAAGTCCTCAGCGCCAGGCCTAAACTCACCCTTCACCGGGTTAACATCGATAGACACCAACGCGCCATTATACGTGCTCAGTGCGGCAGGCCCCACAACCACGGCCCTGGCATTATACTTAACGAAGAAGTCCCTATATGTGTCTAGTAGGTACTTCGTGAAGGCGTAGGCGCCGTGGTAATTACTGTAATCAAAGACTGGGTCGATAGTCTTCAATTCAACACCATCACTCGACAGGAAGATCACCGTCGGTCTTCTCGCCCTGCCCGTTATCACCACCGCGTCTATGCCCGCCCCCATGAACTTATACGCTGCGCCGCCCAGGGCAGCCACGTGAAGTGTCCTCGTCATTGGGCTCTTAAATACCGCTATTAATCTGTGGAAGCCCGGCATTCTACCGCCAACGAATGGGCCCATACCAATTACAAACGGCACGCTTGGGTCAAGTGGGTCCAGGCTCCAGGTCCTTGCCTCATTATGTATCCTAACGCCCAGCGTCACTGGTCCTTGCGCAGCTACATCCTCAACCCTCCAGGAATTCGCATTAAGGTCCACTTTAAGTATCTTCACGCGTATTTCGTCTCCAAACCCAATAATAGGCTTTCTTGAGTAATCTGTGAATAGGTAATACCTACTTAGTATGGGTATTCAGAGAAATACTTATTAACCCATTACACCCAGTTATACTCAGTAGACCTAGCATGAGGATCAAGGAATTGATTAGGGACGGTGTCATATCCTGCAGATCCACCGACCCAATAACCTGTGCTGTCGCGAAAATGTACATGCATAATGTTGGTAGTGTCCTCGTAATTGATGAGGATGAGAAGCCCGTTGGAATATTTACCGAGAGGGACTTGGTCAGGATTGTGGCTGAGGGTATTAGTCTTGACACGCCATTAATGAAGGTTATGAGCAGGAAACTAATAACTGCGAACACCTCTGAATCTGTGATTTCAGCTGCAATGAAGATGATTGAGAACAACATAAGGCATTTACCGGTTGTTGAGGAGGGTAGGGCAGTCGGTATGGTGAGCATTAGGGACTTAGTAAGGGCATTAATGGCACAGGAACTATCCTATCCATGAATTAAATCCTAAACCGAATAATAAAATAACTCCATTGAGGTTAACAATGATTCATCACATTCAGGATGGGGTTAATGTTAAGGAAAAGGCATGATAATTTTAAGGAAGGGAGTTAAACGCAACGCACTGCATTACGCAGCCTTATACTTCCCATCAGTCTTTACTACCTTACCATCCTTTATCAGTCTCGTGAGCTGAGCCTTAACCACGTTAATCCTCTCCTCACCAACTGCCTTGGCGATCTCCTCAGCGGTGAATTCCTTACCCTTGTTGCTCGTGAGGTAATCAAGTATCTTCTTCTTTATTCCCTCGACCATACAATGTAAATACTACTTCTTTAGGTTATAAAGGTATTGCCTTTATGTTTGTGAAGTATCAACCGTAATTTGCCAGGGCAATTAATGATATAATTAAATACACGAGCATTACTAATTCCTGACTTATTCCCTGAGCAGCATCCTTAGTTCTCCATAATTTCAGCACCTAATTTATTGCCAATTTTAAGAAAATTAACATTATTACTCACCTGTAGAAAGAGTTTCCAATTCTTAAATTACCATAGGCAACAACCTATTATATTAGTTCCCACATTACCCCTTAGTAATGAGTAGGTTTAGGGCATATTATGATGATGGAATTGTGATTGAATATGAAAATAACCGTTTCATAATCGACCCATTAAGGAAGCCCAGCAGGCCCTTCAGCGCCGTATTAATAACCCATGGGCATAGGGATCACGTAAACCCAAGGGCTCTTCGTAACGTCTCACCCATAATAATGAGTGGTGAGACCGTCGCCATAATTAGGGCGCGTGATGGTGATTATCTTAGGCATATCGCGGTTAGTCCAGGGTCTAGGCTCATTATTAATGATGTATTGATTGAATCCTTTAACGCCGGTCATGTTGTTGGTAGTCTATCCTACGTACTTGACTTTGGTGATCTGAGGGTTGGTGTTACGGGGGACTTTAATGTGGAATCATCAATACTGCTTGATGGCGCCAAGGGGCTTAATGTTGATGTGTTGATAATGGAGGCAACGTATGGTGACCCAGACTACGTATTTCCAAGTAGGCATGAGATTTATAATGAGTTAATGGCTATCGCTGAGGATGGCATTAGGGATGGCATTACAGTATTCATGGGTCAACCGCTTGGTCGTGGCCAAGAACTCACGGCATTGCTTAAGGATTACCCAATCTATGTGGAGCCCAGTATTAAGGTGATTAACAATGCCCTGGGCCTGAGACATGGTGCCGTGGCTAGTGGCCTACCGCCTGCTGGTTCCGTACTTATCACGGGTGTTCCTAGGGATATTACGCAATTCATTAAGATCCTAAGGAGTAAGTATGGGAGTGTTAGGATTACCGCATTAAGTGGTATGTATGCTAAGCAGTCAAGGGTCGCCCGATTAAAGCAGCTTGGCGTGGATGCGATACCACTTAGTAGTCATGCGGACTTCCCAGGGCTAGTGGACTTCGTACTTAGTAGCGGGGCTGAGTTCGTGTATACTGTTTATGGAAATGCCGCAAAGTTCGCGAAGTACCTGAGGAATGAGTTAAATATCATGGCTAGACCACTGCCTAGTCATAGCCAGTTAACCATGGATTACTTCCTATGACATTATAATGCTTAAATTAATGAATAGTACATACACATTAATGAGGTCCATAATAACGTTACTCACGGATTTCGGCTATGAATCCTACTTCGTACCATCAATGAAGGGCGTAATACTCAGCCTAAACCCCAATGCCGTAATAATCGACATAACCCACGCAATACCTCAATTCAATGTGTATAA from Vulcanisaeta distributa DSM 14429 harbors:
- a CDS encoding AAA family ATPase, which encodes MAFLDRPAEDPSELYDREAEVRQLRFSALNRAVTLVVGFRRVGKTSLIKAATKDMTRIYIDARRFEGMNYITIRDFLNELAKSLSQLLPLSRRLIDFLSRVRGLSIMGFTIEFSESTRDVSIPSIFDALNDWASSEGKHLVMIIDEVQELSKMRGFNLLPIFAYAYDNLRNLSFIFAGSKIGMLYNYLRLNDPNSPLYGRYMELIELKPFTREQSLDFLRRGFSKAGITISEDIINKAVDELDGIVGWLSLFGLTYISNPGPGALDKAVGVASGIVEEEFCNFVRAMGSRRYVLIINALKHGATWSEVKRYLELREGRPISDSEVTKLLRKLVDNGFVMKVNNEYVIVDPILRRISDRVKCRD
- a CDS encoding aldehyde ferredoxin oxidoreductase N-terminal domain-containing protein encodes the protein MKILKVDLNANSWRVEDVAAQGPVTLGVRIHNEARTWSLDPLDPSVPFVIGMGPFVGGRMPGFHRLIAVFKSPMTRTLHVAALGGAAYKFMGAGIDAVVITGRARRPTVIFLSSDGVELKTIDPVFDYSNYHGAYAFTKYLLDTYRDFFVKYNARAVVVGPAALSTYNGALVSIDVNPVKGEFRPGAEDFAARGGPGTALAMGHNVVGIVAGGTYKARYARVNDMEFINKVMIESFKKPFRQVMDEKTIKYRFDPSMGTGGTFGVNYPHYRELLPLFGYKSIYLPREVRIQHVEAILRLFWKPFNDEVFVKSKSWYNCGDFGCSVVCKKVWRGKKVDYEPFHAMGPFIGNYVFEEAVPLVDLIDQYGLDAIEMGHVVAWVFDSIEHGLLRPEEAGLSDKPVFDPMRFNPEVDSGRNARLAREVIKGFVEKSSEVLRIIAENGIRVAARKLDEMFHDRVLRVGKSFKDLVVYVVYGNDGYMTPNLYWAPGMVAPMYVLGRYWTNYTPTFMGPEDFAKSSLSRAIAEALIDDAGLCRFHRGWAEPVLDKLYLEVTGMPPNKDIYREIVEYSRKANAEPKPWEGERARDVVSTMAREVGSREWRFEDYEDYINWWRRFKETLDAGLGLTH
- the ribH gene encoding 6,7-dimethyl-8-ribityllumazine synthase; amino-acid sequence: MADRVRLAIVVAEFNYDVTYLMLQKALEHARFLGAEVTYVAKVPGTYDMPVIVDELLRRDDVDAVAAIGAVIQGETKHDEVVAHQAARKLMDLSVEHRKPVGMGIIGPGANRVQALERAEEYARRAVEAAVKLARRLELLRGSKYTGTTVFIE
- the yjjX gene encoding inosine/xanthosine triphosphatase; translated protein: MITVAVGSKNPNKVRGTELAFRLAGFRVRVISTEPPNDLSPEPIGLSEIINGAIKRARYAINVVSNAEFGVGIEAGIIKIEGFNEGVDVTIATVIDKDGKVTLGMSPGFMVPRRFMKEVLQGVELNEVVSRYYGEPNVGRKYGLIGALTRRFIDRVVLNTEAVYMALIPRMPWNAELFKD
- a CDS encoding dihydrodipicolinate synthase family protein: MRFGGAVAEVFIPLNASGDVDEGRVGAMLDFLLRRGVEGFYVGGFGAEAFAFTTEERLGFLRMVVDYVRDKVPVSFLVSEMSIKRAVEVVREVSKVGVDVLTIPQPYPQQFGERGILDYVCTLSREFSGDVMLYNEPAVGNPLSPSMVIKILDKCSNIKYLKDSSHDMIGLHTILSAHPELRVMAGSDGLIYDIMLAGGVGIVSLVINPFPELIVRIVNELRNGNYAEARRLQEFIVRVRGVLKAGGLSGGYRYAMSLVGMDIGKPRPPYEDPDERTKEFIRSSLISLGLIKQ
- a CDS encoding MBL fold metallo-hydrolase; amino-acid sequence: MSRFRAYYDDGIVIEYENNRFIIDPLRKPSRPFSAVLITHGHRDHVNPRALRNVSPIIMSGETVAIIRARDGDYLRHIAVSPGSRLIINDVLIESFNAGHVVGSLSYVLDFGDLRVGVTGDFNVESSILLDGAKGLNVDVLIMEATYGDPDYVFPSRHEIYNELMAIAEDGIRDGITVFMGQPLGRGQELTALLKDYPIYVEPSIKVINNALGLRHGAVASGLPPAGSVLITGVPRDITQFIKILRSKYGSVRITALSGMYAKQSRVARLKQLGVDAIPLSSHADFPGLVDFVLSSGAEFVYTVYGNAAKFAKYLRNELNIMARPLPSHSQLTMDYFL
- a CDS encoding CBS domain-containing protein, with protein sequence MRIKELIRDGVISCRSTDPITCAVAKMYMHNVGSVLVIDEDEKPVGIFTERDLVRIVAEGISLDTPLMKVMSRKLITANTSESVISAAMKMIENNIRHLPVVEEGRAVGMVSIRDLVRALMAQELSYP